Proteins from a genomic interval of Desulfovibrio aminophilus DSM 12254:
- the hmcE gene encoding sulfate respiration complex protein HmcE, whose product MYEFITGPLLWVVFAVFLGGLAYRVVWYVKGLSQPLDRVAYSSFPADGAKGAARSILFWLLPFGTHSWRTKPGFTAAFFGFHIGAVLVPLFLAGHAVLLKQRFGLSWPSLPQGLADVLTALALVSIVGIALRRISLPEVRIVTTWYDWLLLAIAAAPLFSGFIAVMHWGDYQFWLLAHILTAELLLVAIPFTKLYHVVGFFLSRAQIGMDYGIKRGGRKGRNMPW is encoded by the coding sequence ATGTACGAGTTCATCACCGGTCCCCTGCTCTGGGTCGTGTTCGCCGTGTTCCTGGGCGGCCTGGCCTATCGCGTCGTCTGGTACGTCAAGGGCCTGAGCCAGCCCCTCGACCGCGTGGCCTACTCCTCCTTCCCCGCCGACGGAGCCAAGGGCGCGGCCCGCTCGATCCTCTTCTGGCTGCTGCCCTTCGGCACCCACAGCTGGCGCACCAAGCCGGGCTTCACTGCGGCCTTCTTCGGCTTCCACATCGGCGCGGTGCTCGTGCCGCTGTTCCTGGCCGGGCACGCCGTGCTGCTCAAGCAGCGCTTCGGCCTCTCCTGGCCCTCCCTGCCCCAGGGACTGGCCGACGTGCTCACCGCCCTGGCCCTGGTCTCCATCGTGGGCATCGCCCTGCGCCGCATCAGCCTCCCCGAGGTGCGCATCGTGACCACCTGGTACGACTGGCTGCTCCTGGCCATCGCCGCCGCGCCCCTCTTCTCGGGCTTCATCGCGGTCATGCACTGGGGCGATTACCAGTTCTGGCTCCTGGCCCACATCCTGACGGCCGAGCTGCTGCTGGTGGCCATCCCCTTCACCAAGCTCTATCACGTTGTCGGCTTCTTCCTGAGCCGGGCCCAGATCGGCATGGACTACGGGATCAAGCGCGGCGGCCGCAAGGGCCGGAACATGCCCTGGTAA
- a CDS encoding DUF3343 domain-containing protein, with protein sequence MSLLDLLRPKGRRKQAPSTDRGILVFANTSEVIRAETVLKAGGWPVTVMGPPPELQRGCDLVVVYPLIETARILSVLEEAGNPPLEAAPLSGPLLKPVDLYQTKDFGRHLMVRAANMKITVDKKTRVIVNVSGGGCPDVPWLARELTGRPLDEAASPRDQGHTLCAYALDLALKEMRRLCSR encoded by the coding sequence ATGAGCCTTCTGGACCTGCTCCGGCCCAAGGGCCGGAGGAAACAGGCCCCGTCCACGGACCGGGGCATCCTGGTCTTCGCCAACACGAGCGAGGTCATCCGCGCCGAAACCGTGCTCAAGGCCGGGGGCTGGCCCGTGACCGTCATGGGTCCGCCCCCGGAACTCCAGCGCGGCTGCGACCTGGTGGTGGTCTATCCGCTCATAGAGACGGCCCGCATCCTGAGCGTCCTGGAGGAGGCGGGCAACCCGCCCCTGGAGGCCGCGCCCCTGTCCGGTCCGCTGCTCAAGCCCGTGGATCTCTACCAGACCAAGGACTTCGGGCGGCACCTCATGGTCCGGGCCGCGAACATGAAGATCACCGTGGACAAGAAAACCCGGGTCATCGTCAACGTCTCGGGCGGCGGCTGCCCGGACGTGCCCTGGCTGGCCCGCGAGCTGACCGGCAGGCCCCTGGACGAGGCGGCCAGTCCGCGCGACCAGGGCCACACCCTCTGCGCCTACGCCCTGGACCTGGCCCTGAAGGAGATGCGTCGCCTGTGCTCGCGGTGA
- a CDS encoding sulfurtransferase TusA family protein, with amino-acid sequence MAETVDARGLSCPQPVLDALAAMKRLGSGTIEVLVDTEASKENVSRAAAGSGWRVENVAENSGEYRLTISKS; translated from the coding sequence ATGGCTGAAACAGTCGACGCGCGCGGGCTCTCCTGCCCCCAGCCGGTGCTGGACGCCCTGGCCGCCATGAAACGGCTCGGCTCCGGGACCATTGAAGTCCTGGTGGACACCGAAGCCTCCAAGGAAAACGTATCCCGGGCGGCCGCCGGCTCGGGCTGGCGGGTGGAGAACGTGGCTGAAAACTCAGGCGAATACCGGCTGACCATCAGCAAGTCATGA
- the hmcB gene encoding sulfate respiration complex iron-sulfur protein HmcB produces MRRRKFLALMGAAGVGLALGKTPAHAASNAHFEGYPDAKAVLFDATRCIGCRKCEEACNKVNKLPAPAKPFTDLTVLGTERRTSAKAHTVVNKYMPAGAKGPVFRKIQCNHCQEPACASACFVRAFKKNPDGSVTYDASVCVGCRYCIMACPFNVPTYEYDEPLTPRVMKCTMCHPQITAGELNMPGCVGACPKEALAYGKRSDLLKIAHARIATFPDRYVDHVYGEREMGGTNWLYLSGVPFKELGMREDLGVTSAPEMTSGALTVVPMVAALWPALLGGIWAISKSNEKTADKERMEAVKAAIDGNQAANDAKLAKFKEQAEKDKADSIEREVKKALEEAAAAAKEEEGA; encoded by the coding sequence ATGAGACGCAGAAAGTTCCTGGCCCTGATGGGGGCGGCCGGGGTGGGCCTGGCCCTCGGCAAGACCCCGGCCCACGCCGCTTCCAACGCGCACTTCGAAGGCTATCCCGACGCCAAGGCCGTCCTCTTCGACGCCACCCGCTGCATCGGTTGCCGCAAGTGCGAGGAGGCCTGCAACAAGGTCAACAAGCTCCCGGCCCCGGCCAAGCCCTTCACCGACCTGACCGTGCTCGGCACCGAGCGCCGCACCTCGGCCAAGGCCCACACCGTGGTCAACAAGTACATGCCCGCCGGAGCCAAGGGCCCGGTGTTCCGCAAGATCCAGTGCAACCACTGCCAGGAGCCGGCCTGCGCCTCGGCCTGCTTCGTGCGCGCCTTCAAGAAGAACCCCGACGGCTCGGTGACCTACGACGCCTCGGTCTGCGTGGGCTGCCGCTACTGCATCATGGCCTGCCCGTTCAACGTGCCGACCTACGAGTACGACGAGCCGCTGACCCCCCGGGTCATGAAGTGCACCATGTGCCACCCGCAGATCACGGCCGGCGAGCTGAACATGCCCGGCTGCGTCGGAGCCTGCCCCAAGGAGGCCCTGGCCTACGGCAAGCGCTCCGACCTTCTGAAGATCGCCCACGCGCGCATCGCGACCTTCCCGGACCGCTACGTGGACCACGTCTACGGCGAGCGCGAGATGGGCGGCACCAACTGGCTCTACCTCTCGGGCGTGCCGTTCAAGGAACTCGGCATGCGCGAGGATCTGGGCGTGACCAGCGCCCCCGAGATGACCTCCGGCGCGCTGACCGTGGTGCCCATGGTGGCCGCCCTCTGGCCCGCCCTGCTCGGCGGCATCTGGGCCATCTCCAAGAGCAACGAGAAGACGGCCGACAAGGAGCGCATGGAGGCCGTGAAGGCCGCCATCGACGGCAACCAGGCCGCCAACGACGCCAAGCTCGCCAAGTTCAAGGAGCAGGCCGAGAAGGACAAGGCCGACAGCATCGAGCGCGAGGTCAAGAAGGCGCTCGAGGAAGCGGCCGCCGCCGCCAAAGAGGAGGAGGGCGCCTAG
- a CDS encoding ABC transporter ATP-binding protein produces MSDAILELRDVHAGYGNIKALKGVSLAVMPGEIVTIIGANGAGKSTTLMTICNIVPATEGEVLYQGAPVAAVSPDRLPAKGLCQVPEGRRIFPRLSVIENLEMGAFLRTDKDRVAFDLDKVFGFFPVLKERKHQPGGTLSGGEQQMLAIGRALMSRPKVLLLDEPSLGLAPLIVQRIFEIIKTINREEGVTVLLVEQNANLALQTASRGYVLETGHVVLEDTSANLLANPDIRKAYLGE; encoded by the coding sequence ATGAGCGACGCCATCCTGGAACTGCGCGACGTCCACGCCGGATACGGCAACATCAAGGCCCTCAAGGGCGTCTCCCTGGCCGTCATGCCCGGCGAGATCGTGACCATCATCGGGGCCAACGGCGCGGGCAAGAGCACCACGCTCATGACCATCTGCAACATCGTGCCCGCCACCGAGGGCGAAGTCCTCTACCAGGGCGCGCCCGTGGCCGCCGTGTCGCCCGACCGCCTGCCCGCCAAGGGGCTCTGCCAGGTGCCCGAGGGTCGCCGCATCTTCCCCCGCCTGAGCGTGATCGAAAACCTGGAGATGGGCGCGTTCCTGCGCACGGACAAGGACCGCGTGGCCTTCGACCTGGACAAGGTCTTCGGCTTCTTCCCCGTGCTCAAGGAGCGCAAGCACCAGCCCGGCGGCACCCTCTCCGGCGGCGAGCAGCAGATGCTGGCCATCGGCCGGGCCCTCATGAGCCGGCCCAAGGTCCTGCTCCTGGACGAGCCTTCCCTGGGCTTGGCCCCGCTCATCGTCCAGCGCATCTTCGAGATCATCAAGACCATCAACCGCGAGGAGGGCGTCACCGTGCTCCTCGTGGAGCAGAACGCCAACCTGGCGCTCCAGACGGCCTCCCGGGGCTACGTCCTGGAGACCGGCCACGTGGTGCTCGAAGACACCAGCGCCAACCTCCTGGCCAACCCCGACATCCGCAAGGCCTACCTCGGCGAATAG
- a CDS encoding response regulator — protein MSSRDTHPRNDPSDAAPETGGGAPEGVSRAAGRRRKKILIIDDDPNIVLFFKALFEDEGYATCVARDGEEAMRVFRAEKPDLITLDIAMPKGWGPRFHHRLVQDGVKNIPPVIVVSGMPAGRHAVPGAKAFLTKPVKPGELLSHVRAILG, from the coding sequence ATGAGTAGCAGGGACACACACCCCAGGAACGATCCTTCCGACGCCGCCCCCGAAACCGGGGGCGGCGCTCCGGAGGGTGTCTCCCGGGCCGCCGGACGACGTCGAAAGAAAATCCTGATCATCGACGACGACCCGAACATCGTGCTCTTTTTCAAGGCCCTTTTCGAAGATGAAGGCTACGCCACCTGCGTGGCCCGCGACGGCGAGGAGGCCATGCGGGTCTTCCGCGCGGAGAAACCCGACCTGATCACCCTGGACATCGCCATGCCCAAGGGCTGGGGGCCGCGCTTCCACCACCGCCTGGTCCAGGACGGGGTCAAGAACATCCCGCCGGTCATCGTGGTCAGCGGCATGCCCGCCGGTCGCCACGCCGTGCCCGGGGCCAAAGCCTTCCTCACCAAACCCGTGAAACCGGGAGAACTCCTGAGCCATGTCCGCGCCATCCTCGGATGA
- the hmcD gene encoding sulfate respiration complex protein HmcD — translation MEFFTYHDFMLNAKNAVYILMGVIVLGFVGLWSFILARDTDHEKSGHDGHH, via the coding sequence ATGGAGTTCTTCACCTATCACGACTTCATGCTGAACGCCAAAAACGCGGTCTACATCCTCATGGGTGTCATCGTGCTCGGTTTCGTCGGCCTCTGGAGCTTCATCCTGGCCCGTGACACGGACCACGAGAAGAGCGGCCACGACGGGCACCATTAA
- a CDS encoding NAD(P)H-hydrate dehydratase, protein MLAVIGTLPEPGAPLLTGPAAWDGGPLSVAGTAVDVARGTPALLAAASATALALGRSAPHAVLAGDIGRGDGSRAVYAHLVETLPASPFSVLAFHYLQPDVDWHNKVLFTVQAMRPKPLLLADAGFMYAAKMSGQAPEYDLFTPDAGELAFLADETAPHPFYARGFLLSQENRVPELIRRAHVHDNAARHLLVKGVTDHVARGGEILGSVDAPSESALEAMGGTGDTLTGVTAALIEAGWDIPRACLAGARVNRVAGALLRPTPASQVRELIAHIPEALETVLREEGL, encoded by the coding sequence GTGCTCGCGGTGATCGGCACCCTGCCCGAGCCTGGCGCGCCCCTGCTCACCGGCCCGGCGGCCTGGGACGGCGGCCCTCTTTCCGTGGCCGGGACGGCCGTGGACGTGGCCCGAGGCACCCCAGCCCTGCTGGCCGCGGCCTCGGCGACCGCTCTGGCGTTGGGCCGATCGGCCCCGCACGCCGTGCTGGCCGGGGACATCGGCCGGGGCGACGGCAGCCGCGCGGTCTACGCCCATCTCGTGGAAACGCTGCCCGCGAGCCCCTTCTCCGTCCTGGCCTTCCACTACCTCCAGCCGGACGTGGACTGGCACAACAAGGTGCTCTTCACGGTGCAGGCCATGCGGCCCAAGCCCCTGCTCCTGGCCGACGCGGGCTTCATGTACGCGGCCAAGATGAGCGGCCAGGCCCCGGAGTACGACCTGTTCACCCCGGACGCCGGGGAGCTGGCCTTTCTGGCCGACGAAACCGCGCCGCATCCGTTCTACGCCCGGGGCTTCCTGCTCAGCCAGGAAAACCGCGTGCCGGAGCTGATCCGGCGGGCCCACGTTCACGACAACGCGGCCCGCCACCTGCTGGTCAAGGGCGTCACGGATCACGTGGCGCGGGGCGGCGAGATCCTGGGCAGCGTGGACGCGCCTTCCGAATCGGCCCTGGAGGCCATGGGCGGCACGGGCGACACGCTGACCGGCGTCACGGCGGCGCTCATCGAGGCGGGCTGGGACATCCCCCGGGCCTGTCTGGCCGGGGCGCGGGTCAACCGCGTGGCCGGGGCCCTGTTGCGGCCCACTCCCGCCAGCCAGGTGCGGGAACTGATCGCACACATCCCGGAGGCCCTGGAAACCGTGCTGCGCGAGGAAGGCCTGTGA
- a CDS encoding (2Fe-2S)-binding protein, with product MEEYVCHCFGYTAADIVRDVEEHGASTILHRIQAAKAQGGCACKDKNPKGR from the coding sequence ATGGAAGAATATGTCTGCCATTGCTTCGGCTACACGGCGGCGGACATCGTCCGCGATGTCGAAGAGCATGGGGCGTCCACCATCCTGCACCGCATACAGGCCGCAAAGGCCCAAGGTGGATGCGCCTGCAAGGACAAGAATCCCAAGGGGCGGTGA
- the hmcC gene encoding sulfate respiration complex protein HmcC produces MTAETKKSLFTPFNIFAGIVVIIGLVLTVLRFTKGIGSVTNLDDNNPWGIWIGFDLLCGVALAAGGFTTSAAAYLFGIKKYNSAVRPAILTAFLGYALVVFALHYDVGRPWRLVYPIFYQPGTTSLLYEVGLCVFLYLSVLAIEYSVAALEWLGLKKLRGLVHKLTLVLTIFGVVLSTLHQSSLGALYLIAPSKLHPLWYSAYLPIQFFVSAIAVGLSMVIFEGTLSHKAFHDKMDATYLAQHDGVVLGFARAASVVLAAYLGIKLIALGADNNWKYLLTGWGAWYLFEILGFVALPSLLYAIGSRERNLPLIKWTAGLTVLGIVLNRFNVSLVAFNWQLPSAQRYFPSWGEIGVSLFVVVVGILAFRFIVTRMPIFYEHPDFKDAH; encoded by the coding sequence ATGACCGCCGAAACCAAGAAATCCCTGTTCACCCCGTTCAACATCTTCGCGGGGATCGTGGTGATCATCGGCCTGGTGCTCACGGTGCTGCGTTTCACCAAGGGCATCGGCTCGGTCACCAACCTGGACGACAACAACCCGTGGGGCATCTGGATCGGCTTCGACCTGCTCTGCGGAGTGGCCCTGGCCGCCGGAGGCTTCACCACCTCGGCCGCGGCCTACCTCTTCGGCATCAAGAAATACAACTCGGCGGTGCGCCCGGCGATCCTCACGGCCTTCCTGGGCTACGCCCTGGTGGTCTTCGCCCTGCACTACGACGTGGGCCGGCCCTGGCGGCTGGTCTACCCCATCTTCTACCAGCCGGGCACGACCTCCCTGCTCTATGAAGTGGGCCTGTGCGTGTTCCTCTACCTGAGCGTCCTGGCCATCGAGTACTCGGTGGCGGCGCTGGAGTGGCTGGGGCTCAAGAAGCTGCGCGGCCTGGTCCACAAGCTGACGCTGGTCCTGACCATCTTCGGCGTGGTCCTCTCCACCCTGCACCAGTCCTCGCTGGGCGCGCTCTACCTCATCGCGCCCTCCAAGCTGCACCCGCTCTGGTACTCGGCCTACCTGCCGATCCAGTTCTTCGTCTCGGCCATCGCCGTGGGCCTGTCCATGGTCATCTTCGAGGGCACGCTCTCGCACAAGGCCTTCCACGACAAGATGGACGCCACCTACCTGGCCCAGCACGACGGCGTGGTCCTGGGCTTCGCCCGGGCCGCCTCCGTGGTCCTGGCCGCCTACCTGGGCATCAAGCTCATCGCCTTGGGCGCGGACAACAACTGGAAGTACCTGCTCACGGGCTGGGGCGCCTGGTACCTCTTCGAGATCCTGGGCTTCGTGGCCCTGCCCAGCCTGCTCTACGCCATCGGTTCGCGCGAGCGGAACCTGCCGCTCATCAAGTGGACGGCGGGGCTCACGGTGCTCGGCATCGTGCTGAACCGCTTCAACGTCTCCCTGGTGGCCTTCAACTGGCAGCTGCCCTCGGCCCAGCGCTACTTCCCGAGCTGGGGCGAAATCGGCGTGTCGCTGTTCGTGGTGGTGGTCGGCATCCTGGCCTTCCGCTTCATCGTCACCCGGATGCCCATCTTCTACGAGCATCCCGACTTCAAGGACGCCCACTAA
- a CDS encoding DsbA family oxidoreductase: MGKGIVDTLRNEFPIEDDWRPYEVHPDAPLKSVPLTDHFPDLDPREFFAGLDARGKALGVRFGTQTLLCNSRAALELGELARAEGLHHEYHAAVFRACFTECGDIGNIDVLLTAAGEAGLSREAARRVLADKTYTRTVIESTARGKDLGVRAAPTFFLEGFGSIRGAQPIETFRNALRGLADRGKGFRPLS, translated from the coding sequence ATCGGCAAAGGTATTGTCGACACATTGCGGAACGAGTTTCCCATCGAGGACGACTGGCGACCCTATGAGGTGCATCCGGACGCGCCCCTGAAGAGCGTCCCGCTCACGGACCATTTTCCGGACCTGGACCCCCGGGAGTTCTTCGCCGGTCTGGACGCCAGGGGCAAGGCCCTGGGCGTCCGTTTCGGAACGCAGACCCTGCTGTGCAATTCACGGGCGGCGCTGGAGCTCGGCGAGCTGGCCAGGGCCGAGGGCCTGCACCATGAATATCACGCGGCCGTGTTCCGCGCCTGCTTCACGGAATGCGGGGACATCGGGAATATCGACGTGCTGCTGACGGCGGCGGGCGAGGCGGGGCTGTCCCGCGAGGCCGCGCGGCGGGTTCTGGCGGACAAGACCTACACGCGGACGGTGATCGAGAGCACCGCGCGCGGCAAGGATCTCGGCGTCCGGGCCGCGCCGACCTTCTTCCTGGAGGGATTCGGTTCCATCCGGGGCGCGCAGCCGATCGAGACCTTCAGGAATGCGTTGCGCGGGTTGGCGGACCGGGGGAAGGGCTTCAGGCCCCTTTCGTAA
- a CDS encoding Rrf2 family transcriptional regulator, which translates to MSAPSSDEICAMRITTKSRYGTRMILDIALHGEEGPVPISDIAKRQGISEKYLEKLINELKKSGFIKSRRGVGGGHALARPASEITVGDIVRALEKTECLAPCSECGECNRAGQCMTRGIWIEAAQAMMGTLDSMTIESLLSDCPCR; encoded by the coding sequence ATGTCCGCGCCATCCTCGGATGAAATCTGCGCCATGCGCATCACCACCAAAAGCCGCTACGGCACCCGCATGATCCTGGACATCGCCCTGCACGGCGAGGAGGGTCCGGTGCCCATATCGGACATCGCCAAACGCCAGGGCATTTCGGAAAAATACCTGGAAAAGCTCATCAACGAGCTGAAGAAGAGCGGCTTCATCAAGAGCCGACGAGGGGTCGGCGGGGGCCACGCCCTGGCCCGTCCCGCATCGGAGATCACCGTGGGCGACATCGTGCGCGCCCTGGAGAAGACCGAGTGCCTGGCCCCGTGCAGCGAGTGCGGCGAGTGCAACCGCGCCGGACAGTGCATGACCCGGGGCATCTGGATCGAGGCCGCCCAGGCCATGATGGGCACCCTGGATTCCATGACCATCGAGAGCCTGCTCTCCGACTGCCCCTGCCGCTGA
- the yedE gene encoding YedE family putative selenium transporter, with protein MLPGSAGKRPHFEPRKRGGAVKNSLATRWGIIGVGLAIGVLAPLLQFWGNPGNMGVCVACFERDIAGAVGLHRADVVQYMRPEIIGFVLGSLLAALAAKDFRPRAGSAPIVRFLLGAFAMIGALIFLGCPWRALLRLAGGDLNAVLGLAGLIGGIWIGTLFLRGGFTLGRSQQAPAAVGLVLPLVMVFFLALLFIFPAQEGQPVSGVLFYSLKGPGAQHAPLVLALGAGLIIGGLAQRSRFCTMGAFRDLLLFRQTHLLGGVLALLVAALVVNLALGQFRLGFEGQPVAHALHFWNFAGMVLAGLAFALAGGCPGRQLFMAGEGDGDAAVFVLGMIVGAAFAHNFGLASSPKGLGPHGLEAWLLGMAFCLFIGLAMRKKA; from the coding sequence ATACTACCTGGCTCGGCCGGAAAACGGCCGCATTTCGAACCACGGAAAAGGGGAGGGGCGGTGAAGAACTCACTGGCCACGAGATGGGGCATCATCGGCGTGGGATTGGCCATCGGCGTACTGGCGCCTCTGCTCCAGTTCTGGGGCAATCCGGGCAACATGGGCGTGTGCGTGGCCTGCTTCGAGCGGGACATCGCCGGGGCCGTGGGACTGCACCGGGCCGACGTGGTCCAGTACATGCGGCCGGAGATCATCGGCTTCGTCCTGGGATCGCTGCTGGCCGCGCTGGCGGCCAAGGACTTCCGGCCCCGCGCCGGGTCCGCGCCCATTGTGCGCTTCCTTCTGGGCGCCTTCGCCATGATCGGCGCGCTCATCTTCCTGGGCTGCCCCTGGCGCGCCCTGCTCCGCCTGGCCGGCGGCGACCTGAACGCCGTGCTCGGCCTGGCCGGGCTCATCGGCGGCATCTGGATCGGCACCCTCTTCCTGCGCGGCGGCTTCACCCTGGGACGCAGCCAGCAGGCCCCGGCCGCCGTGGGGCTGGTCCTGCCCCTGGTCATGGTCTTTTTCCTGGCGCTCCTGTTCATATTCCCGGCCCAGGAGGGCCAGCCGGTGAGCGGCGTGCTCTTCTACAGCCTCAAGGGCCCCGGCGCGCAGCACGCGCCCCTGGTCCTGGCGCTGGGCGCCGGTCTGATCATCGGCGGTCTGGCCCAGCGCAGCCGCTTCTGCACCATGGGCGCGTTCCGCGACCTGCTCCTGTTCCGCCAGACCCACCTGCTCGGCGGCGTGCTGGCCCTGCTGGTCGCGGCCCTGGTGGTCAACCTGGCCCTGGGGCAGTTCCGTCTGGGCTTCGAGGGACAGCCCGTGGCCCACGCCCTGCACTTCTGGAACTTCGCGGGCATGGTCCTGGCCGGTCTGGCCTTCGCCCTGGCCGGAGGCTGCCCCGGACGCCAGTTGTTCATGGCCGGCGAGGGCGACGGCGACGCGGCCGTGTTCGTCCTGGGCATGATCGTGGGCGCGGCCTTCGCGCATAACTTCGGGCTGGCCAGCTCGCCCAAGGGCCTCGGCCCCCACGGCCTGGAGGCCTGGCTTCTGGGCATGGCCTTCTGCCTGTTCATCGGCTTGGCCATGCGGAAAAAGGCGTAA
- the hmcF gene encoding sulfate respiration complex iron-sulfur protein HmcF produces the protein MPEGRLCNKQPVTTKEQLDALLADTRGRVYYEEMNHLEVDKEKLRTSLKNTLKSRTRTWLDMCAHCGLCADSCFLYTVNNRDPKQVPAYKIQSTLGEIVRRDGDVDNAFMQMAMETSWAKCTCCNRCGMYCPYGIDMGVMFSYLRGLLFSQGFVPWELKIGSGMHRIFHAQMDVTSEDWVETCEWMADENSEEWPGLEIPVDKEGADIMYTCNAREPKHYPEDLAEAAILFHLAGENWTVPSEGWEQTSLTMFAGDWEGCKQQVQNVYSAIERLKPKRVIGTECGHAHRATVIEGPYWAGRPDGLPPAPYIHYVEWVAEALRTGKIKIDPTKRIKEPVTLQDSCNYVRNHGLALVTREIMSYLVEPGYFIEMTPNKEHNYCCGGGGGFNGVGKFRPQRNVALRKKRDQILATGAKLVIAPCHNCWDAIRDLEEEYKIGIRWSFLKPLLIKMAIIPDHLKPKEDE, from the coding sequence ATGCCCGAAGGCAGACTCTGCAACAAGCAGCCCGTGACCACCAAGGAACAGCTGGACGCGCTGCTGGCCGACACCCGAGGCCGCGTCTACTACGAGGAGATGAACCACCTCGAGGTGGACAAGGAAAAGCTGCGCACCAGCCTCAAGAACACCCTCAAGTCGCGCACCCGCACCTGGCTCGACATGTGCGCCCACTGCGGCCTGTGCGCCGACTCCTGTTTCCTCTATACGGTGAACAACCGCGACCCCAAGCAGGTCCCGGCCTACAAGATCCAGTCCACTCTGGGCGAGATCGTCCGCCGCGACGGCGACGTGGACAACGCGTTCATGCAGATGGCCATGGAGACCTCCTGGGCCAAGTGCACCTGCTGCAACCGCTGCGGCATGTACTGCCCCTACGGCATCGACATGGGCGTCATGTTCAGCTACCTGCGCGGCCTGCTCTTCTCCCAGGGCTTCGTGCCGTGGGAGCTGAAGATCGGCTCCGGCATGCACCGCATCTTCCACGCCCAGATGGACGTGACCAGCGAGGACTGGGTGGAGACCTGCGAGTGGATGGCCGACGAGAACTCGGAGGAATGGCCGGGCCTCGAGATCCCCGTGGACAAGGAAGGCGCGGACATCATGTACACCTGCAACGCCCGCGAGCCCAAGCACTACCCCGAGGATCTGGCCGAGGCCGCGATTCTCTTCCACCTGGCGGGCGAGAACTGGACAGTGCCCTCCGAGGGCTGGGAACAGACCTCCCTGACCATGTTCGCGGGCGACTGGGAAGGCTGCAAGCAGCAGGTGCAGAACGTCTACTCGGCCATCGAGCGGCTCAAGCCCAAGCGCGTCATCGGCACGGAATGCGGCCACGCCCACCGCGCCACGGTCATCGAAGGCCCCTACTGGGCCGGACGCCCCGACGGGCTGCCGCCCGCGCCCTACATCCACTATGTGGAGTGGGTGGCCGAGGCCCTGCGCACCGGCAAGATCAAGATCGACCCGACCAAGCGCATCAAGGAGCCCGTCACCCTGCAGGACTCCTGCAACTACGTGCGCAACCACGGCCTCGCGCTTGTCACCCGCGAAATCATGAGCTATCTGGTGGAACCGGGTTACTTCATCGAAATGACGCCGAACAAGGAGCACAACTACTGCTGCGGCGGTGGCGGCGGCTTCAACGGCGTCGGCAAGTTCCGGCCGCAGCGCAACGTCGCGCTGCGCAAGAAACGCGACCAGATCCTGGCCACCGGGGCCAAGCTGGTCATCGCCCCCTGTCACAACTGCTGGGACGCCATCCGCGACCTGGAGGAAGAGTACAAGATCGGCATCCGCTGGTCCTTCCTCAAGCCGCTCCTGATCAAGATGGCCATCATCCCGGACCACCTGAAGCCCAAGGAAGATGAGTAG